Genomic DNA from Nitrospira sp.:
CATTAAAGGCGCCGCAAAACTGCGCCACGAGTAGCCCGCGCAATGGATGTGGAGGGTGTGGTGAGGAATCCGGCTGCGGATCGATAGGGGCCTCCCGTATCAAATGGTGAATGACAGCGTCGTGCGCAGCTCTTCAGTCTGCCGAAACTGCCGGAATGATGCAATTCCTGATCATACAGACGACCCAAGGCCGTTCACCGGCAGTCCTTCGAGCGCCATGATGCGAAGAGCGTTCGTCGTCGGGCAGGGACCTGGTTTCAGGCGATAATCGAAGTGTAAGGCACCTTGGGCGACGGTTTCCTGAAAATGTACATTGGTGACGGTGGGAAGTTGTCGCTCCAGCTCGGACAATTCGAGGTCGTGCGTGGTCACCAGGCCAAAACCGTTTCCCGCTGCGAGCGCCGTAATGAGTGCGCGCCCGCCGATCAGCCGCTCCCGATTGTTCGTGCCTTTGAAGACTTCATCGATCAACCACAGCACCGGGGGGGCCTGTTCGTTTCGCGTGTCGTCGAGAATCATCTTCAGACGTTTGACCTCGGCATAAAAAAACGAGAGGCCGCCGTCGAGGGAGTCGTCCACGCGGATGCAACTGCCGATGCGGACCGGCGACCAGGTGAACGAGGCGGCGCACACCGGTCCTCCTGCCTGCGCGAGGCAGGTATTGATGCCGATGGTGCGGAGAAAGGTGCTTTTGCCGGACATGTTGGAGCCGGTCACCAGGTAGATACAGCCCCGGCCTGTGAAGCGGATCGCATTGGCGACGCGCACCGCCGGTGGGATCAGCGGATGCGCCAATCCTTCGGCTGCCAACACCGGCATCTCACTGTTGCCGGACCTGTTCGCGCCGGCTTCGATCATGCTTGGCCACAGATAGTCCGGATGAAGGTACGCGAACGTGGCGAGGGATGCGGCCGCGTCCAATTCGGCCAGCAACTCGAACCACGCGGGGGCAATGGTGGCGATCCGGTCCTGGAGTTGCTGGAGCCGATAGGTATGGTAGAGGTCCCAGGGGCCAACGGCGTTGATGAGGTAGTGGACCAGCGGATGGGCACGTACGCTGAGCCGGTTCATGACCGAAGCGGCCTGTGCCAGTGATCGTGATGGACGGCTCTCGCTGTCCAGGAGCGGCTGGCAGAGTTGAGCCAGGTGAGGGGTGCGCCGGTAGGAGCGCCGCTCCAGATAGCCGAGCACTGCGCTGAGGCGCTCCAATTGGAGATGCAGCGATTGAGCATGGTCGAAAATCTCTTCCGATCGGCTCCGCACCGAGAGAAACAGCAAGGCATAGAGACCGAACGAGAGCATCCAATAGTTACCGAGTCCGTACAGGAGGTCAGCGAACAGCAGTGCTCCCGTCGTGAGAGTCAGCGCGGTTTCGGTGACCAGCATGGGGATGAGCCCGGAGTCATCCACCCGCTTCTGCAGGACGGATAGGAGTCGCCGGCCGTCGATATCCGCGTCCTCCACGGTTTGTGCTTCCAGGATCATTCGGTCCCGGAGAAGCACCAGGGGTGTCAGCTCGCGGATGAGGGCTTGGCGGCTGCGCCACGGCGCGATTTCCGGTGGCTGGTCCAGCAGCCATGAGGTCAGGCGCTGCCGTCCTTGTGAGGAAATAGTCTGATCGATCAGATGGAGCAGCGAATGGGGGCCGGCGAGATCGAGGTCTCTGGCATACCCGTGCCGCTCAGGTACCGTGACGGGATGCAGCGGAATCTCTGACCAGGACAGATGGATGCGCGCCAGATGAACCTGCTTGATCCCGCGCCAACGACGCAGTCGATGCAAGCGATCTTCCAGCCTGTTATGATGCCAGGCCACGACGAGGAACAGCACGATGCTGAATGCTAGCGCCGCGTTGCCGGAGGCGGTCCATCCGAATTTATGTGGGATGATCGAGCCAAAAAGTCCCGAGGCGAAGACGGCCAGACGCAACGTGGTGAAGCGCGCGCTGATCCTTCGGCCCCTGTCCTCGAGCCTCGCCACACGACGGAGGCCGCGCAGCAGGCCGGCTTCGCGGGTGGAGCAGGATGGAATGTGTGACAGTGAAACCGGTTGCACAATAGTGCAGACGATACTGGGAGTCTGAGATGGCGTCAACCTCCAAGACCGATCATGTTGTATCAGAGCATGTCGGTGCGGGACAGATGCAGGACTGGGTACAGGTCGATGTGCGGACCTCAATTGACGCCGGTGAACTCCTGGGCCTGTTGAATGATCCGGCCGTCACCGGCGCCTGGCAGGAAGATGAACAGGTGCATCTGTACTGGCCTGAACATCGCTGCGGGCCGGATACGTGGGTAGGGCTCAAGCTGGCGCTGAGGCAACTTGGCGAAGCGGACCCTCAGCGCGCCGTCACGATCAATCGGTTGCCGAATGAAGATTGGAATGCCCAATGGTCGCGCCTGGTGGAACCGATTACCATCGGGCGAATGATCATCAGGCCAAGTTGGCGGAAGGTTCCGCTGGGCACAGGCCAAATTGAACTGGTCATCGACCCCAAGCAAGCGTTCGGAACGGGACACCATGCGACAACGCACCTCCTGATCGAGTGGCTTCAGCACTGCGTGATGCCGACCGACCGGGTGCTGGATGTGGGAACCGGCAGCGGCATACTGGCCATGGTCGCATTGCGGCTTGGGGCGGACGCGGCGGTGGGAGAAGATTGTGATCCTGTGGCTATCGACTGCGCGCGGGAGTATGCGCAGACGAACGGGTTCGATGGGCGATTGATGCTCGTCGTGCGTGATGCGCAAGGGGCGCAGGCTCTGGATCGGATCCCTCCCACTCTGGTTCTCGCGAATTTGGATCGGCAGACGCTACTGCTGGCGGCGGACAGTCTGTGTGGGTATGCCTCTGGCGGCGCACGCCTGTTACTGTCAGGCCTACTGGTGGATCAACGTGCTGAGATTGAAGCGGCCTATGCTGCGCGCGGGGTGTATGTGAAGGCCGTGCGGGAGCGTGATGGGTGGCTCGCGTTGGAGGCAGCAGCAATGGAATCGTGTGAGGGGGGCCTGT
This window encodes:
- a CDS encoding 50S ribosomal protein L11 methyltransferase translates to MASTSKTDHVVSEHVGAGQMQDWVQVDVRTSIDAGELLGLLNDPAVTGAWQEDEQVHLYWPEHRCGPDTWVGLKLALRQLGEADPQRAVTINRLPNEDWNAQWSRLVEPITIGRMIIRPSWRKVPLGTGQIELVIDPKQAFGTGHHATTHLLIEWLQHCVMPTDRVLDVGTGSGILAMVALRLGADAAVGEDCDPVAIDCAREYAQTNGFDGRLMLVVRDAQGAQALDRIPPTLVLANLDRQTLLLAADSLCGYASGGARLLLSGLLVDQRAEIEAAYAARGVYVKAVRERDGWLALEAAAMESCEGGLCS